In Helicobacter mastomyrinus, a single genomic region encodes these proteins:
- a CDS encoding septum site-determining protein MinC: MIKTRQHTIRLFEFEENVDSEECIIFIEKHLPLLQHHILGFRGEISEKLSTFLQTHNLSFALLSGTIHTYSAKFRSAGTNALQTKHKAEEKLPKDEPQNLSRTLWVKKVVRSGEEIAHRGDVVIESQVNSGAHIFAEGNLFLLGECSGSIEARGEFIICKKIFAPAILFQDILLDAEILQKINQSSALFKIIFKKDDNVAIKDLK, translated from the coding sequence ATGATAAAGACGCGTCAGCATACCATAAGGCTATTTGAATTTGAAGAAAATGTTGATAGTGAGGAATGTATCATTTTTATTGAGAAGCATTTGCCCCTTTTGCAGCACCATATCCTTGGCTTTAGAGGTGAGATAAGTGAAAAATTATCGACTTTTTTACAAACGCATAATTTGAGCTTCGCACTCTTGAGTGGCACAATACATACATATTCTGCAAAATTCCGCTCTGCTGGTACGAATGCGCTTCAAACAAAACATAAAGCAGAGGAAAAACTCCCAAAAGATGAGCCACAAAATTTGTCCCGCACACTTTGGGTAAAAAAAGTCGTGCGAAGCGGAGAGGAGATAGCTCATAGGGGCGATGTGGTGATAGAATCTCAAGTCAATAGTGGCGCACATATTTTCGCCGAGGGGAATTTATTTCTGCTCGGAGAGTGTAGTGGGAGCATAGAGGCAAGGGGGGAATTTATCATTTGTAAGAAGATTTTTGCCCCTGCTATTTTGTTTCAAGATATACTGCTTGACGCAGAGATTTTACAGAAAATTAACCAAAGTAGCGCATTATTCAAGATAATTTTTAAAAAAGACGATAATGTGGCGATAAAGGATTTGAAATGA
- a CDS encoding PhzF family phenazine biosynthesis protein codes for MDFPSFQLTPISVTQEMSEAIGYMPQKAYLGRDSVCILDENQVINATPDIAKVKHLQGELLHITSKGSKYDIVSRSFAPKHGVAEDPVCGSGHCHLVPLWSEILNRAKITAYQASKRGGVLYCEYQKERVKLAGKAYLYSINDIQNLSS; via the coding sequence ATGGATTTTCCTAGTTTTCAACTCACGCCTATTAGCGTTACACAAGAGATGAGTGAGGCGATTGGCTATATGCCACAAAAGGCATATTTGGGGCGGGATTCAGTTTGTATTTTAGATGAAAATCAAGTGATAAATGCTACCCCTGATATAGCAAAGGTTAAGCATTTGCAAGGTGAATTGCTGCATATTACAAGCAAGGGTAGCAAATATGATATTGTTAGCCGCTCCTTTGCACCAAAGCACGGCGTGGCAGAAGACCCTGTATGTGGAAGTGGGCATTGTCATCTTGTGCCGCTGTGGAGCGAGATTCTTAATAGGGCAAAAATCACTGCCTACCAAGCTTCAAAACGTGGTGGGGTGCTGTATTGTGAATATCAAAAAGAGCGGGTAAAACTCGCAGGTAAGGCGTATTTGTATTCGATTAATGATATACAAAATCTCTCATCATAA
- the flhB gene encoding flagellar biosynthesis protein FlhB, with the protein MADDEEKTQAPSAHKIQKAREEGNVSKSPELAGFFVLLVGLGLMFLLIPFWVEGAQKIFVYVNTLIMLDVDRHLLENLMLSIVFEVFVMLAPIFIALMITGVLANIAQFGLLLSPKAIKPKLSKLNPISGIKNVISLKKMLDGFMITLKVFVAFIVGFTVFVSFFNELPSVSMSGLYSQILWFRQKALILIGVLLILFFVMATSDYLIKRYQYTKSLRMSIREVKDEYKQYEQSPEIKAKIRKMQQKLAQSRMMQEIPTASVVITNPTHYAVALRYGEEELKLGKAPVLVAKGIDELAIRIKSIAREYGIRIIENPPLARAIYRQLDLNQSIPPELFGAVVQVLGEVAYLDALEGKEGLSKILQAANDKASSRA; encoded by the coding sequence ATGGCAGATGATGAAGAAAAGACTCAAGCCCCGAGTGCCCATAAGATTCAAAAGGCTAGAGAGGAGGGGAATGTAAGCAAGAGTCCAGAACTTGCTGGATTTTTTGTTTTACTTGTGGGCTTGGGGCTGATGTTTTTACTCATACCCTTTTGGGTAGAGGGAGCGCAAAAAATTTTTGTGTATGTGAATACATTAATTATGCTTGATGTAGATCGCCATTTGTTGGAAAATCTTATGCTAAGCATTGTTTTTGAGGTATTTGTTATGTTAGCACCGATTTTTATTGCACTGATGATTACAGGTGTGCTTGCTAATATTGCACAATTTGGGCTTTTGCTTTCCCCTAAAGCTATTAAACCTAAGCTCTCTAAGCTTAATCCTATTAGCGGGATTAAAAATGTTATTTCACTTAAAAAAATGCTTGATGGCTTTATGATTACTCTAAAGGTATTTGTTGCCTTTATTGTAGGATTTACGGTGTTTGTGAGCTTTTTTAACGAATTGCCAAGTGTCTCTATGTCAGGGCTTTATTCGCAGATTCTGTGGTTTAGACAAAAGGCATTGATTCTCATTGGTGTATTGCTGATTTTATTTTTTGTGATGGCAACAAGTGACTATCTTATCAAAAGGTATCAATATACCAAAAGCCTGAGAATGAGTATTAGAGAAGTTAAGGATGAGTATAAGCAATATGAGCAAAGCCCAGAGATTAAGGCAAAGATTCGCAAAATGCAGCAAAAACTCGCACAAAGTCGTATGATGCAAGAAATTCCCACCGCTTCAGTGGTGATTACTAACCCTACACATTATGCGGTGGCATTGCGATACGGAGAAGAAGAGCTAAAACTAGGCAAAGCCCCTGTGCTTGTAGCAAAAGGTATAGATGAACTCGCTATACGCATTAAAAGCATCGCTAGGGAATATGGTATTAGAATTATTGAGAATCCACCTCTTGCACGAGCTATTTATCGGCAATTAGATTTAAATCAAAGCATTCCGCCTGAACTTTTTGGCGCAGTCGTGCAGGTATTGGGCGAAGTGGCGTATCTTGATGCGTTAGAGGGTAAAGAGGGCTTAAGCAAAATACTTCAGGCAGCAAACGATAAAGCTTCATCACGCGCATAG
- the mobA gene encoding molybdenum cofactor guanylyltransferase MobA has product MQKIAIPCVILAGGKSSRLGKDKTQIPLGGYSLSQWVFMRLREISDDVYISTKQRDKFCFDAPFLVEKDPIYAPIVGMINAFNTLKAQELLFISVDTPFITAHTLHKIATSSAAIAYAKSTDKAHYLISKWHISLLDALLWAYKSKMYALHRIIESHPSEGITATDEECFNINTMTDYTQALRVLETLQNKG; this is encoded by the coding sequence ATGCAAAAAATCGCTATTCCTTGCGTGATTCTCGCAGGGGGGAAAAGCTCACGTTTGGGTAAGGACAAGACACAGATTCCATTGGGCGGATATTCGCTTAGCCAATGGGTATTTATGCGTTTAAGAGAGATAAGCGATGATGTCTATATCAGCACGAAGCAGCGGGATAAATTTTGCTTTGATGCGCCATTTCTGGTAGAAAAAGACCCCATTTATGCCCCAATCGTGGGTATGATTAATGCTTTTAATACCCTCAAAGCGCAAGAATTGCTTTTCATTAGCGTAGATACGCCATTTATTACTGCTCATACTTTGCATAAAATTGCTACTTCAAGCGCAGCTATCGCGTATGCTAAAAGCACGGATAAGGCGCATTATCTTATTTCAAAATGGCATATCTCCTTGCTTGATGCGCTCCTTTGGGCATATAAGTCTAAAATGTATGCCCTGCACCGCATTATAGAATCCCACCCAAGTGAAGGCATTACTGCCACAGATGAGGAATGCTTCAATATCAACACAATGACAGATTACACACAAGCCTTGCGTGTTTTGGAAACATTGCAAAATAAGGGCTAG
- a CDS encoding YnfA family protein → MLKELAVFFIAAFFEILGCFSFWAVFKLQKSPYFLILGVICVIAFAFLLTKGELEFAGRAYAIYGGVYIASSFLWLYIVEKQSFNIYDIVGVLFVCCGILIILFGAKITHL, encoded by the coding sequence ATGCTAAAAGAATTAGCCGTATTTTTTATCGCTGCCTTTTTTGAAATTCTAGGCTGCTTTAGCTTTTGGGCAGTATTTAAACTGCAAAAAAGCCCCTACTTCCTCATTTTAGGCGTGATTTGTGTGATTGCCTTTGCCTTTCTACTTACAAAAGGTGAGCTTGAATTTGCAGGGAGGGCGTATGCCATTTATGGCGGCGTGTATATTGCAAGCTCATTTTTATGGCTTTATATCGTGGAAAAACAGAGCTTTAATATATATGATATCGTGGGCGTTTTGTTCGTATGCTGTGGCATTTTGATTATACTTTTTGGAGCGAAAATAACTCATTTATAA
- a CDS encoding PhzF family phenazine biosynthesis protein, which produces MRCYIVDAFSDTPFCGNPAAICVLEDFLEDTLMQKIAIEHNLSETAFIVKQDSGDCALRWFTPAKEIDLCGHATLASAFVVMNIIESHAKAVHFHTKSGILKVIKMVPCLKWIFLVFNSRLLALHKR; this is translated from the coding sequence ATGCGTTGTTATATAGTTGATGCCTTTAGTGATACGCCATTTTGTGGGAATCCTGCAGCCATTTGTGTGCTAGAGGATTTCTTAGAAGATACACTTATGCAAAAGATAGCCATTGAGCATAATCTATCAGAAACGGCATTTATTGTTAAGCAAGACAGCGGAGATTGTGCTCTGCGTTGGTTTACACCTGCTAAAGAGATTGATTTATGCGGACACGCTACTTTGGCAAGTGCATTTGTGGTGATGAATATTATAGAATCTCATGCTAAAGCAGTCCATTTTCATACAAAAAGCGGGATTTTAAAGGTTATAAAAATGGTTCCTTGTTTGAAATGGATTTTCCTAGTTTTCAACTCACGCCTATTAGCGTTACACAAGAGATGA
- a CDS encoding aldo/keto reductase, whose protein sequence is MQESKSLSRREFLQTSALATLAAGSILVGCDTDSKHTQSSTTLQSSIQNTQGATMQMITLNNGVKMPILGYGVYQIEDIKECQRCVEDALEVGYRSIDTAQSYFNEEAVGAAIKASGIKREEIFVTTKLWINHVSEAKAPKAFESSLKKLGLDYVDLYLIHQPYNDVYGAWRAMSKLYKEGRIKAIGVSNFYPDRLADFCLNNEITPALNQIECNPFHQQHEAQEILKEYNVAMESWAPFGEGRKDMFSNATLTQIGKQYNKSVAQVILRWLVQRNIIVIPKTTKKERMIENFSIFDFVLSEADMAAIAKLDDKNSLFFDHRDPKMVKWLSEYKADI, encoded by the coding sequence ATGCAAGAGAGTAAGAGCCTTTCACGTCGGGAATTTCTGCAAACAAGCGCATTAGCGACATTGGCAGCAGGGAGCATATTAGTGGGTTGCGATACAGATTCGAAGCATACGCAATCGAGCACAACCTTACAATCATCAATTCAAAACACACAAGGAGCAACTATGCAAATGATTACTTTAAACAATGGTGTGAAAATGCCAATTTTAGGCTATGGCGTATATCAAATTGAAGATATTAAAGAATGTCAGCGATGTGTCGAAGATGCCTTAGAAGTGGGCTATCGCAGCATCGATACCGCACAAAGCTATTTTAATGAAGAGGCGGTAGGAGCGGCGATTAAAGCAAGTGGTATCAAGCGAGAGGAAATTTTTGTAACTACCAAGCTATGGATAAATCACGTAAGCGAGGCAAAAGCCCCCAAAGCCTTTGAATCTTCACTTAAAAAACTAGGGCTTGATTATGTGGATTTATATCTCATTCATCAGCCTTATAATGATGTCTATGGGGCGTGGAGAGCGATGAGTAAGCTCTACAAGGAGGGCAGGATTAAAGCTATTGGCGTGAGTAATTTTTACCCCGATAGGTTAGCAGATTTTTGCCTCAATAATGAAATCACCCCCGCACTCAATCAAATTGAATGCAATCCTTTCCACCAGCAGCACGAGGCACAAGAGATTCTTAAAGAATACAATGTCGCTATGGAATCGTGGGCACCTTTTGGCGAGGGGCGAAAAGATATGTTTAGCAATGCCACACTTACTCAAATTGGCAAACAATACAATAAAAGCGTGGCACAGGTAATTTTGCGATGGCTTGTCCAAAGAAATATTATCGTCATTCCCAAAACAACAAAAAAAGAGCGAATGATAGAGAATTTTTCTATATTTGACTTTGTCTTAAGCGAGGCGGATATGGCAGCAATCGCAAAACTTGATGATAAAAATAGCCTCTTTTTTGACCACCGCGACCCAAAAATGGTAAAATGGCTGAGTGAATACAAGGCAGATATTTAA
- a CDS encoding M23 family metallopeptidase, producing MDNKRLIVVSVGIVILIVVGIIAFSSIMFETKAPQFSNQVPTHWNLNDEIFVEFSDESGIRDYRVQMVFDGEILSDQKEIVLNKPKTIRIPLPKSSTPLKNGTSIQYKISVTDWSNAHFFSGNTANIELSLVVDTTAPVVKNIASSGQIVRGGSAVVAVQAKDMALDNVYISNGTDNFKLFSYLNNDIYVGIIAWPLKNKFFSAQVVAKDKAGNITKYNLPIARNINAPYYRSNIAIKEDFLNGKLNELLAQINQKHLKPFENNVERFVFFNETIRQEDESRILKACSDLNSNISFAEDFHAFMPLKGSKVVGNFGDYRTYFLNKEKISEAVHLGIDVASVKNAPIIASNKGVVLLKSHLGLYGNTLLLYHGFGVSSIYSHMQESYVEVSDEVSVGQELGKTGQTGWAFGDHLHFGILVQGHFVRLNEWFDQRWIDDNVINVLKKAQDFAKNTP from the coding sequence ATGGATAATAAGCGATTAATCGTAGTGAGTGTAGGTATAGTCATACTTATAGTTGTAGGCATCATTGCTTTTAGTTCAATTATGTTTGAGACAAAAGCCCCACAGTTTAGCAATCAAGTGCCTACGCATTGGAATCTCAATGATGAAATCTTTGTAGAATTTAGCGATGAGAGCGGTATTCGCGATTATCGCGTGCAAATGGTTTTTGATGGAGAGATATTGAGCGACCAAAAAGAAATAGTCTTAAATAAGCCAAAAACGATTAGAATCCCGCTTCCTAAGTCTTCTACTCCTCTTAAAAATGGCACGTCTATTCAGTATAAGATTTCTGTAACCGATTGGAGCAATGCACATTTTTTTAGCGGCAATACAGCCAATATTGAATTGAGCTTAGTCGTTGATACTACTGCTCCTGTGGTAAAAAATATCGCCTCATCGGGTCAAATTGTGCGTGGAGGCAGTGCTGTAGTAGCTGTGCAAGCCAAAGATATGGCATTAGATAATGTGTATATCAGTAATGGGACAGATAATTTTAAACTCTTTTCATATCTCAATAATGATATTTATGTGGGAATCATTGCTTGGCCATTAAAAAATAAATTTTTTAGCGCACAGGTTGTTGCTAAAGACAAGGCGGGAAATATTACTAAATATAATTTACCTATCGCGCGCAATATAAATGCTCCCTATTATCGCTCTAATATCGCTATTAAAGAGGATTTTCTCAATGGCAAACTCAATGAACTCCTCGCACAAATCAATCAAAAGCATTTAAAGCCTTTTGAAAACAATGTAGAACGATTTGTATTTTTTAATGAAACCATCAGGCAAGAAGATGAGAGTAGAATCTTAAAGGCGTGTAGTGATTTAAATTCAAATATTAGCTTCGCAGAGGATTTTCACGCATTTATGCCACTTAAAGGCTCAAAGGTGGTGGGTAATTTTGGCGATTATCGCACCTATTTTTTAAATAAAGAAAAAATCAGTGAAGCGGTGCATTTAGGCATAGATGTGGCAAGTGTGAAAAATGCGCCCATTATTGCAAGCAATAAGGGAGTGGTGCTTTTAAAAAGTCATTTAGGACTTTATGGCAATACCTTGCTGCTGTATCACGGCTTTGGTGTATCCTCGATTTACTCACATATGCAGGAGAGCTATGTGGAGGTGAGCGATGAAGTGAGTGTGGGACAGGAACTTGGCAAGACAGGGCAGACAGGCTGGGCGTTTGGAGACCATTTACATTTTGGAATCTTGGTACAAGGGCATTTTGTGCGCTTGAATGAATGGTTTGACCAAAGGTGGATTGATGATAATGTTATTAATGTGCTTAAGAAAGCGCAAGATTTTGCTAAGAATACGCCTTAA
- a CDS encoding 2,3,4,5-tetrahydropyridine-2,6-carboxylate N-succinyltransferase, which translates to MGIEKFKLFVDEYQKKADYKAPLGFGIARVEIGKKSKAVLCATYPTLNWQGENLGTYAVLCESAQEAELIAQSENEAVYGITNAFVAKALELYAPFLSEALGDSQTHKNIQVILELKKQMEKGKLKTKGGRSRYRFCILYKDTKCESVESAYLKLLALSLGKAPLRSLQLDGIFGLLQNVAWSGNKPYELDWLRENEVRLKMEGEFPHIDFVDKFPRYLMQVIPQYDNIRLLDAAKTRFGAYLGAGGYTQMPGASYVNFNAGALGACMNEGRISSSVIVGEGTDIGGGASILGVLSGGNSEPISIGKNCLLGVNSATGISLGDGCIVDGGIAVLAGGVFYINEEEARKIAEINDTFVIKESNLYKGKELSGKHGIHFRCDSQSGKMIAFRSNRKIELNAALH; encoded by the coding sequence ATGGGAATTGAAAAATTTAAATTATTTGTTGATGAGTATCAAAAGAAGGCAGATTATAAAGCACCTTTGGGCTTTGGTATTGCGCGGGTGGAGATTGGCAAAAAATCTAAGGCTGTGCTGTGTGCGACTTATCCCACTCTTAACTGGCAAGGGGAGAATCTGGGCACCTATGCCGTGCTGTGTGAAAGCGCACAGGAGGCGGAGCTCATAGCGCAAAGTGAAAATGAAGCGGTATATGGGATTACAAATGCGTTTGTAGCAAAGGCATTGGAGTTATATGCGCCATTTTTAAGCGAGGCGTTGGGAGATTCGCAAACACATAAAAATATTCAAGTGATTTTAGAGCTTAAAAAACAAATGGAAAAGGGCAAACTCAAAACAAAAGGCGGTAGAAGCCGCTATCGCTTTTGTATTCTCTATAAAGACACAAAATGCGAGAGTGTGGAATCTGCTTATCTCAAGCTTTTGGCTCTCTCTTTGGGTAAAGCCCCTTTGCGTTCCTTGCAGCTTGATGGAATCTTTGGATTATTGCAAAATGTCGCGTGGAGCGGGAATAAGCCCTATGAGCTTGATTGGTTACGAGAAAATGAAGTGCGGCTAAAGATGGAGGGGGAGTTCCCGCATATTGACTTTGTGGATAAATTTCCGCGATACCTTATGCAAGTCATTCCACAATATGATAATATCCGCCTTTTAGATGCTGCAAAAACGCGATTTGGCGCATATCTAGGCGCAGGTGGCTATACGCAAATGCCCGGGGCAAGTTATGTGAATTTTAACGCAGGGGCGCTTGGGGCTTGTATGAATGAGGGACGTATTAGCTCAAGCGTGATTGTGGGTGAAGGCACAGATATAGGCGGCGGTGCAAGTATTTTGGGTGTGTTAAGCGGGGGAAATAGTGAGCCTATTAGCATTGGTAAAAACTGCCTTCTGGGTGTGAATAGCGCAACAGGCATTAGCTTGGGTGATGGGTGTATTGTCGATGGGGGGATTGCAGTGCTAGCTGGCGGGGTGTTTTATATCAATGAAGAGGAAGCGCGTAAAATTGCTGAAATCAATGATACCTTTGTGATTAAAGAAAGCAATCTCTATAAGGGCAAAGAACTCTCGGGTAAACACGGCATTCACTTCCGCTGCGATAGTCAAAGCGGCAAGATGATAGCCTTTAGAAGCAATCGTAAAATAGAGCTTAATGCGGCTTTGCATTAA
- a CDS encoding NAD(P)H-dependent oxidoreductase yields the protein MQALLINGSKVFNDSKAELSHTLQEVAKELLEQNGFTIIQTHINSGYIIQEELQKILDSHLIIYQLPAWWMGVPWIVKKYIDEVYTEGEGRLFQNDGRSSVDPSKNYGRGGLAKDKKVMFSVTWNAPLEAFTDKEEFFEGLGVEIVYLPLRKTHEFIGMNVLPTFMCNDVVKNPQIERYIADYKAHLQKYCIS from the coding sequence ATGCAGGCATTACTGATTAATGGCTCAAAGGTTTTTAATGATTCTAAAGCAGAGCTTAGCCATACGTTGCAAGAAGTGGCTAAGGAGCTGCTAGAGCAAAATGGCTTTACAATAATCCAAACGCATATCAATAGTGGCTATATCATACAAGAAGAGCTACAAAAGATTTTAGATTCTCATCTTATCATCTATCAACTTCCTGCGTGGTGGATGGGTGTGCCTTGGATTGTAAAAAAATATATCGATGAAGTCTATACAGAGGGCGAGGGGCGGCTTTTTCAAAATGATGGCAGAAGCAGTGTCGATCCTAGCAAGAATTATGGCAGAGGTGGACTAGCAAAGGATAAAAAAGTAATGTTTAGCGTTACTTGGAATGCCCCGTTAGAGGCTTTCACAGACAAAGAAGAGTTTTTTGAGGGTTTGGGCGTGGAGATAGTGTATTTGCCTTTGCGAAAAACGCACGAATTTATCGGTATGAATGTGCTGCCTACCTTTATGTGTAATGATGTAGTGAAAAACCCGCAAATTGAACGCTACATCGCTGATTACAAAGCACATTTGCAAAAATATTGCATAAGCTAA
- the lpxC gene encoding UDP-3-O-acyl-N-acetylglucosamine deacetylase, which yields MKQKTIEKRVEIVGIGLHKGVPVKMILEPLEANSGIVFYRSDLGVSIELKPENVVDTTMATVLGKGKVRVSTIEHFLSAIAAYGIDNLRICLDNEEVPIMDGSAIGYCMLLEEAGICVQNANKKAIAIRKPIEIVEAQKFVRVEPSEKMIFDFSIDFDHPAIRNQQYKFTFSTKAYKEEIARARTFGFLHEVNYLRSKGLAKGGDLSNCIVLDESGILNKEGLRYKEEFVRHKILDAIGDMALLGMPLLGTYISFAGSHKLNHFLTKQLLSDEKAYEIINLEDKAEEENLEYAYETH from the coding sequence ATGAAGCAAAAGACGATTGAAAAGCGAGTTGAAATTGTGGGGATTGGGCTGCATAAGGGTGTGCCGGTAAAAATGATTCTTGAGCCTTTGGAAGCAAATAGCGGGATTGTATTTTATCGCAGTGATTTGGGCGTAAGCATTGAACTCAAGCCTGAAAATGTGGTAGATACGACAATGGCAACCGTGCTTGGCAAGGGCAAAGTGCGGGTTTCCACTATCGAACATTTTTTATCTGCAATCGCAGCCTATGGGATTGATAATTTAAGAATCTGCCTTGATAATGAAGAAGTACCTATTATGGACGGAAGTGCGATAGGCTATTGTATGCTCCTTGAGGAGGCGGGGATTTGTGTGCAAAATGCAAATAAAAAGGCTATTGCTATTAGAAAGCCTATCGAGATTGTAGAAGCGCAAAAGTTTGTCCGCGTAGAGCCAAGCGAAAAGATGATTTTTGACTTTAGCATCGATTTTGACCACCCCGCTATCCGCAATCAGCAGTATAAATTTACTTTTTCTACAAAGGCTTACAAGGAGGAAATCGCACGGGCTAGAACTTTTGGTTTTTTGCACGAGGTGAATTATTTGCGCTCTAAAGGCTTGGCAAAGGGCGGGGATTTGAGTAATTGTATCGTGCTTGATGAAAGTGGGATTTTGAATAAAGAGGGGTTGCGTTATAAAGAGGAGTTTGTGCGGCATAAGATTTTGGATGCCATTGGCGATATGGCATTGCTTGGTATGCCACTGCTTGGGACATATATATCTTTTGCAGGAAGCCACAAGCTTAATCACTTCCTTACTAAACAGCTTTTAAGCGATGAAAAAGCCTATGAAATTATTAATCTTGAAGATAAGGCAGAGGAGGAAAACCTCGAATACGCTTATGAGACACATTGA
- a CDS encoding DUF302 domain-containing protein, with protein sequence MNIVRFIAFLMMIASISNALEMTKSQYDFETTISNAYVFLTQKDIPIFAEFNHAKNAKDAGLPLNRTKVIVFGNPKVGTLLMQENQQIGIELPLKIIVWEDSGHNVFVASTDINEIAKRYGITNRAIVDNIAQLLANIIHYSTKQRAH encoded by the coding sequence ATGAATATTGTAAGATTTATAGCTTTTCTAATGATGATAGCTAGCATAAGCAACGCATTAGAGATGACAAAAAGTCAATATGACTTTGAAACAACAATTAGTAATGCGTATGTCTTTTTGACACAAAAAGACATACCAATATTTGCAGAATTTAATCACGCTAAGAATGCCAAAGATGCCGGTTTGCCGCTTAATCGAACAAAGGTTATAGTTTTTGGGAATCCAAAAGTCGGGACACTTTTAATGCAAGAAAATCAGCAAATAGGGATTGAATTGCCATTGAAGATTATTGTATGGGAAGATTCAGGGCATAATGTATTTGTAGCTTCTACTGATATTAACGAAATTGCAAAGCGATACGGGATTACCAATAGAGCTATTGTTGATAACATTGCTCAACTTCTAGCAAACATCATTCATTACTCTACGAAGCAACGCGCCCATTAG
- a CDS encoding autotransporter-associated beta strand repeat-containing protein, whose protein sequence is MILPMTIVRRFDVILKSRVSKTGEGRLALSGINSYEGTTRVVQGELELTNSGKLTQSNAYAERSGIFVPTGGEISHNAYAINGSTITLNVSSTSSSILTTDKVGGILLGQGSISNANKKY, encoded by the coding sequence GTGATTTTGCCTATGACGATTGTCCGCAGGTTTGATGTCATCCTAAAGTCTAGGGTTTCTAAAACAGGTGAGGGCAGACTTGCATTAAGCGGAATAAATAGCTATGAGGGTACTACAAGAGTAGTGCAAGGGGAGCTTGAGCTTACAAACTCTGGTAAACTCACACAGAGTAATGCCTATGCCGAGCGAAGCGGCATATTTGTGCCTACAGGCGGGGAGATAAGCCATAATGCCTATGCTATAAATGGCAGCACAATCACACTTAATGTAAGCAGCACAAGCAGCTCCATACTTACAACTGATAAGGTAGGCGGGATTTTGCTAGGTCAGGGGAGCATTAGCAATGCAAATAAAAAATATTAG